A window of Hypnocyclicus thermotrophus contains these coding sequences:
- a CDS encoding HU family DNA-binding protein: MNKKEFVALFAEKGNFESKAEAERKLDVLLKTIEESLVNGDEINFVGWGKFEVQEKPARKGRNPQTGEEIEIPAKKVVKFKPGKKLADKVNK; this comes from the coding sequence ATGAATAAAAAAGAATTCGTAGCTTTGTTTGCTGAAAAAGGAAATTTTGAATCTAAAGCTGAAGCTGAAAGAAAATTAGATGTCCTTTTAAAAACTATCGAAGAATCTTTAGTAAATGGAGACGAAATTAATTTTGTAGGATGGGGAAAATTTGAGGTTCAAGAAAAACCTGCAAGAAAAGGTAGAAATCCTCAAACAGGAGAAGAAATTGAAATTCCTGCTAAAAAAGTTGTTAAATTTAAACCTGGTAAAAAATTAGCTGATAAAGTTAATAAATAA